One genomic segment of Novisyntrophococcus fermenticellae includes these proteins:
- a CDS encoding orotate phosphoribosyltransferase, with amino-acid sequence MESRVEKILAKQDKRIELKVYRGHFATPNSHISHYFDMTTMKSRASEARVAAYVLSQRYSHSTVVDTIVCLDGTQIIGAYLAEELMHTGIMSMNRHNTIYVTAPELIGSGHVIFRDNCRSMIEHKNVLLLTASASTGQLLRNCIDSVHYYGGKIAGISSIFSNIAELNGIEINTIFRQEDVPAYKSYAPGDCELCRNKVKLDALINGYGHSRL; translated from the coding sequence ATGGAATCCAGAGTAGAGAAGATTTTAGCGAAACAGGATAAGCGTATTGAATTAAAGGTTTACAGGGGGCATTTTGCAACACCGAATTCTCACATTTCTCACTATTTTGACATGACAACCATGAAATCCAGAGCATCAGAAGCGCGTGTTGCTGCTTATGTATTATCACAACGTTACAGCCATTCTACAGTTGTGGATACAATTGTCTGTCTGGACGGAACTCAGATTATCGGAGCCTATCTGGCGGAAGAGCTGATGCATACGGGAATTATGTCTATGAACAGGCATAATACCATCTATGTTACCGCTCCGGAACTCATCGGTTCCGGCCATGTAATTTTCAGGGATAACTGCAGAAGTATGATAGAACATAAGAATGTATTACTTCTGACGGCATCCGCGTCAACAGGCCAGCTATTGCGTAACTGCATTGACAGTGTTCATTACTACGGCGGAAAGATTGCGGGAATATCTTCTATATTCAGTAACATAGCTGAACTTAACGGGATTGAAATTAACACTATCTTCCGACAGGAGGATGTACCGGCATACAAGAGCTATGCTCCGGGCGACTGCGAACTGTGCAGGAACAAAGTAAAACTGGACGCATTAATAAATGGATATGGGCATTCGCGCTTGTGA
- a CDS encoding metallophosphoesterase, which produces MIFFMIALLIYIVLNICVIRHMENWLACCHTLFRRPFAKVVYILFYTLLASGPVIALLLPASDFQIALAKFSNYWMGVFIYILLALLVAKLVVLILKIFGKMPRRASKDYKQLCRIGGLTLLPLIAGISIYGAVHTGTIKTKEYQITIHKQAGELSGLRIGLISDLHLGYSVGKRDVEKVVRQLNSANLDLICIAGDIYDNDYDTIDHPEEISRLFSGLQSTYGTFACYGNHDISEKLLGGFTFEDKGRELRDPRVDKMLEDGGITILNDEVRLIERSFYLAGRLDASKTGVSGLKQKTITEFTKTLEPDKPILVMEHQPGDLANEAEANVDLSMAGHTHNGQIFPINLLIKLFWKNPYGLYENGDFHSVVTSGVGTWGPHMRVGTNSEVVIIDVTFSE; this is translated from the coding sequence ATGATTTTTTTTATGATTGCTTTGCTTATTTATATCGTTTTAAATATCTGTGTCATACGGCACATGGAAAACTGGCTGGCTTGCTGTCACACACTATTTCGCAGGCCTTTTGCCAAGGTTGTCTATATTCTGTTCTATACCCTCCTGGCCTCCGGTCCGGTTATCGCTCTTTTGCTTCCAGCTTCTGATTTTCAGATTGCTTTGGCAAAATTCAGTAATTATTGGATGGGTGTGTTTATCTATATCCTGCTGGCACTTCTGGTTGCAAAATTGGTTGTATTAATTTTAAAAATATTCGGGAAGATGCCCCGGAGGGCATCTAAGGATTACAAGCAGCTATGCAGAATCGGCGGCCTGACTCTTTTGCCCCTGATTGCAGGGATAAGTATCTATGGTGCGGTGCACACAGGAACTATTAAAACAAAGGAGTATCAGATTACAATTCATAAACAGGCCGGAGAACTAAGTGGACTGCGTATCGGCCTGATATCAGATCTTCATCTCGGATACAGTGTGGGAAAAAGGGATGTGGAAAAAGTAGTCCGGCAACTGAACAGCGCAAATCTGGATCTGATATGTATTGCCGGAGATATTTATGACAATGATTATGATACCATTGATCATCCTGAAGAAATCAGCCGGCTTTTTTCCGGGCTTCAAAGTACCTATGGTACCTTTGCATGCTACGGAAATCACGATATCTCAGAAAAACTGCTGGGAGGTTTTACGTTTGAAGATAAAGGTCGCGAACTACGGGATCCCAGAGTTGATAAGATGCTGGAGGATGGAGGCATCACCATATTAAACGATGAAGTGCGTTTGATTGAGCGTTCCTTTTATCTGGCAGGACGTCTGGATGCTTCCAAAACAGGTGTTTCAGGTTTAAAACAGAAAACTATTACAGAATTCACCAAAACACTGGAGCCGGATAAGCCGATTCTGGTCATGGAACATCAACCCGGCGATCTTGCTAATGAGGCGGAGGCCAATGTAGATTTGTCCATGGCGGGGCATACCCATAATGGACAGATTTTTCCCATAAATCTACTGATAAAATTATTCTGGAAAAATCCTTATGGACTATATGAGAACGGGGATTTTCATTCTGTTGTCACCTCCGGTGTGGGAACCTGGGGTCCCCACATGCGGGTTGGTACAAACAGTGAAGTGGTGATCATAGATGTGACGTTCAGCGAATGA
- the leuS gene encoding leucine--tRNA ligase: MSVPYNHKAIEAKWRVNWEKNPVNPKKDLSGVEKRKYYCLDMFPYPSANGLHVGHWRGYVISDVWSRYKLLKGYYVVHPMGWDAFGLPAENYAIKMGVHPADSTAKNVQNIKKQIQDIAAIYDWDMEVNTTDPEFYKWTQWIFVQMFKKGLAYEKEFPINWCPSCKTGLANEEVVNGKCERCGSEVTKKNLRQWILRITEYAERLLNDLDKLDWPEKVKKMQSDWIGKSYGAEVQFPVEGSDEKITVYTTRPDTLHGATFMVLAPEHAMAASLSTDETKEDVEKYIYDASMKSNVDRLQDKEKTGVFTGSYCINPLNGAKVPIWLSDYVLADYGTGAIMCVPAHDNRDFEFATKFHLPIVQVISKDGKATENMTEAYTEAAGIMVNSGEWNGMESSVLKKEAPHMIEKMGIGKATVNYKLRDWVFSRQRYWGEPIPIIHCPKCGNVPVPEEELPLRLPEVESYQPTGTGESPLAAIDEWVNCKCPVCGADAKRETNTMPQWAGSSWYFLRYVDNKNKEALVSKEKASEYLPVDMYIGGVEHAVLHLLYSRFYTKFLYDIGVVDFEEPFQKLFNQGMITGKNGIKMSKSKGNVVSPDELVSDYGCDSLRMYELFVGPPELDAEWDDRGIDGVNRFLKRFWKLALDSKATDVKATPEMMKLRHKMVYEITQRLESFSLNTVISGFMEYTNKFINIAKNAGGIDKETIETATVLLSPFAPHIAEEIWEQYGHKDTVFRQQWPSFDETAMKDDEVEIPVQINGKTRAVISVSVSITKEEAIAAGKEIIADKLTGTIVKEIYVPKKIINFVQR; the protein is encoded by the coding sequence ATGTCAGTACCTTATAATCATAAGGCTATTGAGGCAAAGTGGCGTGTAAACTGGGAGAAGAATCCTGTAAATCCGAAAAAGGATTTAAGCGGAGTGGAAAAGCGTAAGTATTACTGCCTGGACATGTTTCCATATCCATCGGCGAATGGTCTGCATGTCGGGCATTGGCGGGGATACGTAATTTCAGATGTCTGGAGCAGATATAAACTGTTGAAGGGTTATTATGTAGTCCATCCCATGGGATGGGATGCCTTCGGTCTGCCGGCTGAAAACTATGCAATTAAGATGGGTGTGCATCCGGCTGACTCCACGGCAAAGAATGTACAGAATATTAAAAAACAGATTCAGGACATTGCAGCCATCTATGACTGGGATATGGAAGTAAACACCACAGATCCTGAATTCTATAAGTGGACTCAGTGGATTTTTGTTCAGATGTTTAAAAAAGGACTGGCCTATGAAAAAGAATTCCCGATTAACTGGTGCCCCTCCTGTAAGACCGGACTTGCCAATGAAGAAGTAGTAAATGGTAAGTGTGAGCGCTGTGGTTCTGAGGTGACGAAGAAGAATCTGCGCCAGTGGATTCTACGAATCACAGAATATGCAGAACGCCTGTTAAATGACCTGGATAAGCTGGACTGGCCGGAAAAAGTAAAAAAGATGCAGTCTGACTGGATTGGCAAGTCCTATGGTGCGGAGGTACAGTTCCCTGTAGAAGGGAGTGATGAAAAAATCACGGTATATACGACTCGTCCGGATACGCTTCATGGTGCAACCTTTATGGTGCTTGCTCCGGAACATGCCATGGCAGCCTCTCTCTCCACAGATGAAACGAAAGAAGACGTGGAAAAGTATATCTATGATGCTTCTATGAAATCCAATGTAGATCGTCTTCAGGATAAAGAAAAGACAGGTGTGTTTACAGGAAGCTACTGTATTAATCCGCTGAACGGAGCAAAAGTACCAATCTGGTTGTCGGACTATGTACTCGCAGATTACGGTACAGGGGCTATTATGTGTGTTCCTGCCCATGATAATCGGGATTTTGAATTTGCAACCAAATTCCATCTTCCAATTGTTCAGGTAATCTCAAAAGACGGTAAAGCAACTGAAAACATGACGGAAGCCTACACAGAAGCTGCCGGAATTATGGTTAATTCCGGAGAGTGGAACGGTATGGAATCTTCTGTGCTGAAAAAAGAAGCACCCCATATGATAGAAAAGATGGGAATTGGAAAAGCAACAGTAAATTATAAGCTTCGTGACTGGGTATTCTCCCGCCAGCGTTATTGGGGTGAACCGATTCCGATTATACACTGTCCGAAGTGTGGGAATGTTCCGGTGCCGGAAGAAGAACTGCCGTTACGACTTCCTGAGGTGGAAAGTTATCAGCCGACAGGAACGGGTGAATCACCCCTGGCAGCCATTGATGAGTGGGTAAACTGCAAGTGCCCGGTATGTGGAGCGGATGCAAAGCGAGAGACCAATACTATGCCTCAGTGGGCAGGTTCCTCCTGGTATTTTCTGCGTTATGTAGACAACAAGAACAAAGAAGCATTGGTATCAAAGGAGAAAGCATCTGAATATCTTCCGGTTGATATGTATATCGGTGGTGTGGAGCATGCGGTATTGCATCTGCTGTATTCAAGATTCTATACTAAGTTTTTGTATGATATCGGAGTTGTTGATTTTGAAGAACCGTTCCAAAAGCTGTTCAACCAGGGTATGATTACCGGGAAAAATGGTATTAAGATGAGCAAATCCAAGGGAAATGTAGTATCCCCGGATGAACTTGTTTCGGATTACGGTTGTGATTCCCTGCGTATGTATGAGCTTTTTGTAGGTCCCCCGGAATTGGACGCAGAGTGGGATGACAGAGGGATTGATGGTGTAAACCGTTTTCTGAAACGTTTCTGGAAACTCGCATTGGACAGCAAAGCCACTGATGTTAAAGCAACTCCTGAAATGATGAAGCTTCGTCATAAAATGGTATATGAGATAACACAGCGTCTGGAATCTTTCAGTTTGAATACCGTAATTTCAGGTTTTATGGAGTATACCAACAAGTTCATAAATATAGCCAAAAATGCAGGTGGGATAGATAAAGAAACAATAGAAACTGCAACCGTTTTATTGTCCCCTTTTGCTCCTCATATAGCAGAAGAAATCTGGGAGCAGTATGGGCATAAGGATACTGTCTTCCGTCAGCAATGGCCCTCCTTTGATGAAACGGCCATGAAAGATGACGAGGTGGAGATTCCGGTGCAGATTAACGGAAAGACCAGAGCGGTAATAAGTGTATCTGTATCCATCACCAAGGAGGAGGCAATTGCTGCAGGTAAAGAAATAATTGCCGATAAACTGACTGGAACCATCGTAAAAGAGATTTATGTACCAAAGAAAATCATTAATTTTGTACAGAGATAA
- a CDS encoding prephenate dehydrogenase has translation MGTKIGFIGLGLIGGSIAKAIRKFHPDYQLMAYTHTKATLDQAASDGVIQICCDQIDERFGICDYIFLCAPVGANISYLKTLRDIISPSCILTDVGSVKGDIHQAVQALGMSASFIGGHPMAGSEKTGFENSADYLIENAYYIITPSEEIDSQKVDAYEELVYSLGAIPLRLTAEEHDFITAGVSHLPHIVASALVNEIARLDGSKGYMKMIAAGGFKDITRIASSSPVMWQHICLSNRDMILKVIDSFQEMLTDARKLVDSSDEGGLYAMFEASRDYRDSLPDTVLGPLKKDYVLYCDIYDEAGGIATITTLLAMNSISIKNIGIIHNREFEEGVLRIEFYQEESYRRAALVLTDRNYRIHVRE, from the coding sequence ATGGGAACGAAAATCGGATTTATCGGTCTGGGACTGATTGGAGGTTCCATAGCAAAAGCTATCCGAAAATTTCACCCCGACTATCAGCTTATGGCATATACGCATACAAAGGCAACGCTGGATCAGGCTGCTTCCGATGGTGTAATTCAGATTTGCTGTGATCAGATAGATGAACGCTTTGGTATATGTGACTATATCTTTCTTTGTGCACCTGTAGGTGCTAATATATCTTATTTAAAGACTTTAAGGGATATCATCTCCCCCTCGTGCATACTCACCGATGTGGGAAGTGTAAAGGGCGATATTCACCAGGCAGTCCAGGCATTGGGAATGAGCGCCAGTTTTATAGGCGGTCATCCCATGGCCGGTTCAGAAAAAACCGGTTTTGAAAATTCAGCAGACTATCTGATTGAAAATGCATACTATATCATCACTCCTTCAGAGGAGATTGATTCACAAAAGGTGGATGCATATGAAGAGCTGGTGTATTCCCTTGGAGCCATACCCTTACGGCTCACAGCAGAGGAGCATGATTTTATTACAGCAGGGGTCAGCCATCTTCCACATATCGTTGCCTCTGCTCTCGTTAATGAAATCGCACGCCTGGATGGTTCGAAGGGGTATATGAAGATGATTGCTGCCGGAGGGTTTAAAGACATCACACGGATTGCCTCCTCCTCTCCTGTAATGTGGCAGCATATCTGCCTTTCAAACAGAGATATGATCCTGAAGGTAATTGATTCCTTTCAGGAGATGTTAACCGATGCCAGAAAGCTGGTGGATTCCTCCGATGAAGGGGGATTATATGCCATGTTTGAAGCATCACGTGACTATCGGGATTCTCTTCCCGATACGGTTCTGGGACCGCTGAAAAAGGATTATGTTTTATACTGTGATATCTATGATGAGGCCGGCGGCATAGCCACCATTACCACATTACTGGCCATGAACAGCATCAGTATCAAGAATATCGGCATCATCCATAACCGTGAGTTTGAGGAGGGTGTACTTCGCATCGAATTTTATCAGGAGGAATCCTACAGAAGGGCGGCTTTAGTACTGACAGACCGGAATTACCGGATTCATGTACGCGAATAA
- a CDS encoding MraY family glycosyltransferase, with amino-acid sequence MIHYLIDGSGPLLAFVGILFAFGFTCLMTTKFAGRLPRDMGRDFAVDGKLSAGKPRGAGLIFILVFAVSALLFSDMNLELFIYLAMVVVEMLTGYLDDASDKPWGEYKKGFLDFLVAVIIAVTFLKFNSSSIELATIGITVTLPPVVFGILAVILVWVSINVTNCSDGVDGLSGTLTIVSLMSIYVIGQIKKMDPEYSYIILLFVVCILGYLWYNASPSILMMGDAGSRAMGIFIAIAAMKTGSPFLYLLIAGVLLLDGGLGLAKVFLLRFFKIHILKNTRTPLHDHVRKVLGWSNTQTVFRFTIIQIVISVATVYLLMMSVIR; translated from the coding sequence ATGATACATTACCTGATTGACGGAAGCGGACCGTTGCTGGCATTTGTGGGTATCTTGTTTGCGTTTGGGTTTACGTGCCTGATGACGACAAAATTTGCCGGGCGATTGCCAAGAGATATGGGAAGGGATTTTGCAGTGGATGGGAAACTGTCTGCCGGAAAACCGCGAGGTGCAGGTCTTATCTTTATTCTGGTGTTTGCGGTTTCAGCACTTCTGTTTTCAGATATGAACCTGGAGTTGTTTATATATCTGGCCATGGTGGTGGTAGAGATGCTGACCGGTTATCTGGATGATGCATCGGATAAACCATGGGGAGAATACAAAAAGGGGTTTCTTGATTTCCTTGTTGCTGTGATTATTGCGGTAACTTTTTTAAAGTTTAACAGCAGCAGCATCGAGCTTGCAACAATTGGAATTACAGTAACGCTGCCTCCGGTGGTCTTCGGTATATTGGCTGTTATTCTGGTCTGGGTATCCATTAATGTAACCAATTGTTCAGATGGAGTGGACGGTTTATCGGGTACCTTAACAATCGTTTCTTTGATGTCAATTTATGTAATTGGACAGATTAAGAAAATGGATCCGGAGTATTCCTATATAATTCTTCTTTTTGTGGTTTGCATATTGGGATATCTCTGGTACAATGCATCACCCAGCATTCTGATGATGGGTGATGCGGGATCCAGAGCCATGGGAATCTTCATAGCCATCGCTGCCATGAAGACAGGAAGTCCGTTTTTATATCTTCTGATTGCAGGTGTACTGCTATTGGATGGTGGATTGGGACTGGCAAAGGTATTTTTACTGCGGTTTTTTAAAATACATATTTTAAAGAATACCAGGACCCCACTGCATGATCATGTAAGAAAGGTATTGGGATGGTCCAATACCCAGACGGTGTTCCGATTTACAATTATTCAGATTGTTATTTCTGTAGCCACTGTTTATCTTTTAATGATGTCTGTCATTCGCTGA
- a CDS encoding elongation factor G — protein MDVFRTDRIRNVVLLGHGGAGKTTLTEAMAYLSGITNRLGKVVDGNTVSDYDKEEIKRKFSISTSLVPIVWGKNKINILDTPGFFDFVGEAEEAAAAADAAVIVVSGKSGVQVGTQKAWELCEKYKLPRMIFVTEMDIDNVSYRQVVEQLTDLYGRRIAPLHMPIRENEKFVGYINIVKNKGRRYIDKGKKEACEIPEYSKEYLEKYRDTLMESVAETSEEFMDRYFGGEEFSVTEISSALSTNVKDASLIPVCMGSPVNLQGVSNLLDDICGYFPNPAERKCAGVNQAGNEVFEADYNFQKPKSAVIFKTIADPFLGKYSMIKVCSGVIKSDDILYNVSQDSEEKLNKLYILEGSRPIEIPELHAGDIGAIAKLGDAKTGDSLAAKTLPVLYGKIDISKPYTAKRYKPKNKADVDKISQAFSRMMQEDQTLKVVNDSANRQTLIWGIGDQHIDIVVSKLLDRYKVDVELSQPKVAFRETIRKKSDVESKYKKQSGGHGQYGHVKMRFEPSGDLEIPCIFAQEVVGGAVPKNYFPAVEKGLQDAVLSGPLAAYPVVGVKAILYDGSYHPVDSSEMAFKTAAAMAFKKGFMEAGPVLLEPIVTMKITVQDKFTGDVMGDLNKRRGRVLGMNPDQSGNTVIEADVPELEIYGYGTTLRSMTGGSGHFAYAFARYEQAPSDVQEKEIAARASKIKDVED, from the coding sequence ATGGACGTTTTCAGAACTGACAGAATCAGAAATGTGGTGCTGCTTGGGCATGGTGGTGCCGGAAAGACGACTTTGACTGAGGCTATGGCTTATCTTTCCGGTATCACAAACCGTCTTGGAAAGGTCGTTGATGGTAATACGGTCAGCGATTATGACAAGGAAGAAATCAAACGTAAGTTCTCAATTTCCACATCCCTGGTACCCATAGTCTGGGGAAAGAATAAAATCAACATATTAGATACACCCGGTTTTTTTGACTTTGTAGGTGAAGCAGAGGAGGCAGCTGCAGCTGCAGATGCGGCGGTTATTGTAGTATCCGGTAAATCCGGTGTTCAGGTAGGAACACAGAAAGCCTGGGAACTTTGTGAAAAATATAAGCTTCCGCGTATGATTTTTGTAACTGAGATGGATATTGATAATGTCAGCTATCGCCAGGTGGTTGAACAGCTGACTGATCTGTATGGCAGGCGGATTGCTCCGCTGCACATGCCTATCCGTGAAAATGAAAAATTCGTCGGCTATATTAATATTGTAAAAAATAAAGGCCGTCGTTATATTGATAAAGGCAAAAAAGAAGCGTGTGAAATTCCGGAATATTCAAAAGAATATCTGGAAAAATACCGGGATACCCTGATGGAATCCGTGGCAGAAACCAGTGAAGAATTCATGGACCGGTATTTTGGAGGAGAAGAATTTTCGGTGACAGAGATTTCTTCAGCACTGTCCACGAATGTGAAAGACGCCAGTCTGATTCCGGTGTGTATGGGATCGCCTGTAAATCTTCAGGGAGTATCTAATCTTCTGGATGATATCTGCGGATATTTTCCTAACCCGGCGGAGCGGAAGTGTGCAGGTGTTAATCAGGCAGGCAATGAAGTGTTTGAGGCAGATTATAACTTCCAAAAGCCGAAGTCCGCAGTCATTTTCAAAACAATTGCGGATCCCTTCCTTGGAAAATATTCTATGATCAAAGTATGCTCCGGTGTTATAAAAAGTGATGACATTCTTTACAATGTGAGTCAGGACAGCGAAGAGAAGCTGAACAAGCTGTACATTCTGGAGGGTTCCAGACCAATAGAGATACCGGAGCTCCATGCCGGTGATATCGGCGCAATTGCAAAACTGGGGGACGCCAAAACCGGTGATTCACTGGCTGCAAAAACGCTTCCTGTTCTCTATGGAAAGATTGATATCTCGAAGCCCTATACTGCAAAGAGATACAAACCTAAGAATAAGGCTGATGTGGATAAAATCTCACAGGCATTTTCCAGGATGATGCAGGAGGATCAAACACTTAAAGTTGTCAATGATTCGGCGAACCGGCAGACATTAATATGGGGAATTGGGGATCAGCATATTGATATAGTAGTCAGCAAACTTCTGGACCGTTATAAAGTGGATGTGGAGTTGAGCCAGCCCAAAGTTGCATTCCGGGAGACAATTCGAAAGAAATCTGATGTGGAATCCAAATATAAAAAACAATCCGGTGGACATGGACAGTACGGACACGTCAAAATGCGTTTTGAGCCTTCCGGAGACCTGGAAATTCCCTGCATCTTTGCACAGGAAGTTGTCGGTGGTGCCGTTCCGAAAAACTACTTCCCGGCTGTTGAAAAGGGATTACAGGATGCAGTTTTATCCGGTCCCTTGGCAGCATATCCGGTAGTAGGAGTAAAAGCGATACTTTATGATGGTTCTTACCATCCGGTTGATTCTTCTGAGATGGCATTTAAGACTGCCGCTGCTATGGCTTTTAAAAAGGGATTTATGGAAGCAGGACCAGTATTGCTGGAACCGATTGTAACCATGAAGATTACGGTACAGGATAAATTTACCGGGGACGTCATGGGTGATTTGAATAAGCGCCGCGGACGTGTACTTGGCATGAATCCCGATCAGAGTGGCAACACGGTAATCGAAGCGGATGTTCCGGAACTTGAGATCTATGGATATGGAACGACACTCCGCTCCATGACCGGTGGAAGCGGACACTTTGCATATGCGTTTGCACGCTATGAGCAGGCACCTTCCGATGTTCAGGAGAAGGAAATTGCCGCCAGAGCGAGTAAAATTAAAGATGTTGAGGATTAA
- the aroA gene encoding 3-phosphoshikimate 1-carboxyvinyltransferase produces the protein MKITKLIKPLQGELSVPGDKSISHRAIMLGALCEGITEVSHFLESADCLSTISCFEKMGIQIEKQRDSVIVHGKGLRGLQAPKTALDCGNSGTTMRLISGILSGQGFSCELTGDASIQKRPMKRIISPLISMGANIRSLKTNDCAPLQINGQQLRGIHYASPIASAQVKSCVLLAGLYADTKTSVTEPYLSRNHTELMLSYFGADVESRGTTASIVPNPVLNGQKITVPGDISSAAYFIAAGLMIPGSEILLRDVGINPTRDGILQICKGMGGDITLLNLHKQGFETVADLLVKASSLHGTIVEGEIIPTLIDEIPIIAVLASFARGTTVIRDAEELKVKESNRLDVMVQELSAMGVDIEGTEDGMIIRGGKPLHGAVIDSRLDHRIAMSFAIAGLAAEGETTIEHSDCVDISYPGFFKDLNALQH, from the coding sequence ATGAAGATTACAAAACTTATAAAGCCACTGCAGGGAGAGCTTTCAGTTCCCGGAGACAAATCGATTTCCCATCGTGCAATTATGCTGGGTGCCCTTTGCGAGGGGATTACCGAGGTCAGCCACTTTCTGGAAAGTGCAGACTGTCTTTCTACGATCTCCTGTTTTGAAAAAATGGGAATTCAGATTGAAAAGCAAAGGGACAGTGTGATAGTTCACGGAAAGGGACTGCGTGGACTGCAGGCACCCAAAACCGCATTAGACTGCGGAAACAGCGGTACAACCATGCGTCTGATTTCCGGAATTTTGTCCGGACAGGGTTTTTCCTGTGAACTGACAGGCGATGCTTCCATACAAAAACGCCCCATGAAACGGATTATATCTCCTCTGATTTCCATGGGTGCGAATATCCGGAGTTTGAAAACCAATGACTGTGCACCGCTTCAGATTAATGGACAACAACTCCGGGGAATCCATTATGCATCTCCGATTGCCTCTGCCCAGGTAAAGTCCTGCGTGCTGCTGGCGGGATTGTATGCTGATACAAAAACCTCAGTGACCGAACCCTATTTGTCAAGGAACCATACGGAACTTATGCTTTCTTACTTTGGTGCTGACGTGGAATCCCGTGGCACAACGGCATCCATTGTCCCAAATCCTGTCCTGAACGGACAAAAGATTACAGTTCCGGGTGACATTTCTTCGGCCGCCTATTTCATAGCAGCAGGCCTTATGATTCCGGGTTCTGAGATTTTATTGAGAGATGTGGGCATCAATCCTACCCGGGACGGCATCCTTCAAATATGTAAAGGCATGGGTGGGGATATTACTTTATTGAATCTACATAAGCAGGGATTTGAGACTGTTGCAGATTTATTGGTCAAAGCCTCCAGTCTCCATGGAACTATAGTAGAAGGAGAAATAATTCCCACTTTGATAGATGAAATACCAATTATTGCTGTTTTAGCTTCCTTTGCCCGGGGCACTACCGTCATACGCGATGCTGAGGAGCTGAAAGTAAAAGAATCCAATCGCCTGGATGTCATGGTACAGGAACTATCTGCAATGGGAGTTGATATCGAGGGAACCGAAGACGGTATGATTATCCGGGGAGGAAAGCCGCTTCATGGAGCAGTAATTGACAGCAGACTTGATCACCGTATCGCCATGTCCTTTGCCATCGCAGGACTTGCAGCAGAAGGTGAAACCACCATAGAGCACAGCGATTGTGTTGATATTTCCTATCCGGGCTTTTTTAAAGATCTGAATGCATTGCAGCACTAA
- the aroF gene encoding 3-deoxy-7-phosphoheptulonate synthase: MIIVMKPQAPETAVKAVQAAVENKGLETHLSHGKQVTIIGVVGDKNRLCNENLQLLPYVDKLVPITESYKLTNKKFHPEPTYVKVGNHVIGPDTLTVMAGPCAVETEEQLMLIAGEVKKAGAQFVRGGAYKPRTSPYSFQGLEEEGLRYMAEAKKEYGLNTICEVINEAAIEASSKYVDMIQIGARNMQNFHLLREAGKSGMPVLLKRGLAATIDEWLNAAEYIISEGNPNVVLCERGIRTYETATRNTLDLSAVCVVKEKSHLPIIVDPSHATGVYSYVSPLAKAAVACGADGLMIEVHNDPEHALSDGPQSLRFDNFEKLMQEMADYIRLAGRTL; the protein is encoded by the coding sequence ATGATCATAGTTATGAAGCCACAGGCCCCTGAGACTGCTGTAAAGGCTGTTCAGGCTGCTGTGGAAAACAAGGGATTGGAAACACATCTTTCCCATGGGAAACAGGTAACGATTATCGGCGTTGTCGGTGATAAAAACAGACTTTGTAATGAAAATCTCCAGCTTTTGCCCTATGTAGATAAACTGGTGCCTATTACCGAGAGTTATAAACTGACCAATAAAAAATTTCATCCCGAACCCACCTATGTGAAGGTAGGGAATCATGTGATTGGTCCTGACACCCTGACTGTGATGGCCGGCCCTTGTGCAGTTGAAACGGAAGAACAGCTAATGCTGATTGCCGGGGAAGTAAAAAAAGCCGGCGCACAATTTGTCCGGGGCGGCGCATATAAACCCCGTACATCTCCCTACTCATTCCAGGGCCTGGAAGAAGAAGGACTGCGTTACATGGCGGAGGCAAAAAAAGAATACGGACTGAATACCATCTGTGAGGTAATCAATGAGGCTGCAATCGAAGCATCTTCAAAATATGTGGATATGATTCAAATCGGTGCGAGAAACATGCAGAATTTCCACCTTTTGCGTGAAGCAGGGAAATCCGGTATGCCGGTGCTTTTAAAGCGCGGTCTGGCAGCTACAATTGACGAATGGCTGAATGCGGCGGAATATATCATCTCTGAAGGAAATCCGAATGTAGTTCTGTGTGAACGCGGAATCCGTACCTATGAAACAGCCACCAGAAATACACTTGACCTCAGTGCGGTATGTGTTGTGAAGGAGAAATCCCATCTTCCGATCATCGTGGATCCCAGTCATGCTACCGGCGTTTACTCCTACGTTTCTCCACTTGCAAAGGCTGCGGTTGCCTGCGGAGCAGATGGACTGATGATAGAAGTTCATAATGATCCTGAGCATGCACTCTCTGATGGACCACAGTCACTTCGATTTGATAATTTCGAAAAATTAATGCAGGAAATGGCTGATTATATCCGCCTTGCAGGAAGGACCCTGTGA